A stretch of the Leguminivora glycinivorella isolate SPB_JAAS2020 chromosome 2, LegGlyc_1.1, whole genome shotgun sequence genome encodes the following:
- the LOC125242211 gene encoding uncharacterized protein LOC125242211 has product MSFLGNLTDFDHKTSEWQIFKGRLTQFIKINDVKDGNKSGILITHLTDESFRLLRNLAYPTEVDDLTYDQLIKYLDDHFKQKKCTYADKARFYGATRNVGETLGEWAARLRGLASYCEFGSALETVLADRFVLGLGSGSERDKLFEQDASSIKIGQALEIAEKAESAREAKAVMTGTSTIKEEPLNRMSSEGRYAAGGSGGARRGGGGGGGRGGARAPAADRDDQRAVSRCSVCGMKSHEGDRCRYKTYRCQKCGVVGHLKKVCKNVRLNNMECDDNSVEQNTCEECHMYNLRVQD; this is encoded by the exons atgtCGTTTTTGGGAAATTTGACTGATTTTGATCATAAAACCAGCGAGTGGCAGATTTTTAAAGGACGCTTGacacaatttattaaaataaacgaTGTGAAGGATGGAAATAAAAGTGGGATTCTAATAACTCATCTCACAGATGAGTCATTCCGTTTGTTGCGAAACCTCGCATATCCTACGGAAGTAGATGACCTTACTTATGATCAGCTGATTAAATACCTGGACGATCATTTTAAGCAGAAGAAGTGCACATATGCAGATAAGGCACGTTTCTATGGAGCGACAAGGAACGTAGGCGAAACCTTGGGAGAATGGGCGGCGCGATTGAGAGGACTAGCTAGTTACTGCGAGTTCGGCTCCGCTTTAGAAACGGTTTTAGCAGATCGTTTTGTCCTAGGCCTAGGTTCAGGCTCTGAACGTGACAAGTTATTCGAGCAAGATGCGTCGTCAATTAAGATTGGCCAGGCCTTGGAAATAGCGGAGAAAGCAGAATCTGCAAGGGAAGCGAAGGCTGTGATGACCGGTACCAGCACCATCAAGGAGGAGCCCCTGAATCGGATGAGTAGCGAGGGGCGGTACGCGGCAGGCGGCAGCGGCGGAGCtaggcgcggcggcggcggcggcggcggccgcggcggcgCGCGGGCTCCGGCGGCGGACCGCGACGACCAGCGAGCGGTTTCCCGGTGCTCCGTATGCGGCATGAAGAGTCACGAGGGTGACAGGTGCCGTTACAAGACCTATCGTTGCCAAAAGTGTGGAGTCGTAGGACACTTGAAGAAAGTGTGTAAAAATGTGCGCCTCAATAATATGGAGTGTGATGATAATTCGGTCGAGCAAAACACTTGCGAGGAGTGCCATATGTATAATTTAAG GGTTCAAGACTAG